From a region of the Drosophila ananassae strain 14024-0371.13 chromosome XL, ASM1763931v2, whole genome shotgun sequence genome:
- the LOC6503137 gene encoding synaptic vesicle glycoprotein 2A, whose product MDNPAYVIDCDREFAIEKSPEKPSEKPSEKPLPHSFEEAITLTGVGRFHYKLLLICGLCFMAVMVEIMGVSLIMNQMKCDLQPTLDEQGILASAGFLGVVLSSHAMGFLADTWGRATTLRYALSLASVCSIVSGFSVNIWMLIVFRFLTGFFMSGGQACVFSLCGEFHGQGSRVRHVTLLSGFLCLAMVFAPAMAIAILPLRIETVFLGLRFSSWRVLLLANVSISLVALLGISTLPETPKYQLVQGRAHESLETLRTIFAQNTGRDRSEYPVREIVLESGGASLGDVHGFLDAVRLIWHQTVPLFYRSRLLQTLNICAIQFLIYFLAQGIFMWFPTILDELGTRGGEDTLLCSVLQGLNTSANVTDAGDGSASCSLEVDTSTYQVMIIIGGSFVLIYLFFAYIIDYTGKKNLLMAWMILTMVCLVGLHYLEQFALVVIALTAVMAIGNCGGLVSTIAMDFYPTHINAMGMCFIMMVGRLGAVVGSNILGRLLFASCDEVFWALLGLVVLLCIMGYFLPEKAPAKRASALSSK is encoded by the exons ATGGATAATCCCGCCTACGTAATCGATTGCGATCGAGAGTTCG CCATCGAAAAGTCGCCGGAGAAGCCCTCGGAGAAGCCCTCGGAGAAGCCCCTACCCCACAGCTTCGAGGAGGCCATCACGCTGACCGGCGTGGGCCGCTTCCACTACAAGCTGCTCCTGATCTGCGGGCTCTGCTTCATGGCCGTCATGGTGGAGATCATGGGCGTCAGTCTGATCATGAACCAGATGAAGTGCGACCTCCAGCCGACCCTCGACGAGCAGGGCATCCTGGCCTCCGCGGGCTTCCTGGGCGTGGTGCTCAGCTCCCACGCCATGGGTTTCCTGGCGGACACCTGGGGGCGGGCCACCACCCTCAGATACGCTCTCTCCCTGGCCTCGGTCTGCTCCATCGTGTCCGGCTTCTCGGTGAACATTTGGATGCTGATTGTGTTTCGTTTCCTCACCGGATTCTTCATGTCCGGCGGGCAGGCGTGCGTTTTCAGCTTGTGCGGCGAGTTCCACGGCCAGGGATCCCGAGTCCGGCACGTGACCCTGCTCTCAGGCTTCCTCTGCCTGGCTATGGTGTTTGCTCCAG CCATGGCAATTGCCATTCTTCCTCTCCGGATTGAGACTGTTTTCCTGGGTCTGCGATTCTCCTCCTGGCGTGTCCTGCTCCTGGCCAATGTCTCCATTTCGCTGGTGGCCCTCCTGGGAATCTCGACGCTGCCGGAGACCCCCAAGTACCAGCTCGTCCAGGGACGGGCTCACGAATCCCTGGAGACTCTGCGCACCATCTTTGCCCAGAACACGGGACGCGATCGAAGCGAGTACCCGGTGCGGGAAATAGTCCTGGAGAGCGGCGGCGCCAGTCTGGGCGATGTCCACGGCTTCCTCGATGCAGTGCGTCTCATCTGGCACCAGACAGTGCCCCTCTTCTACCGCTCCCGTCTGCTGCAAACGCTGAACATCTGCGCCATCCAGTTCCTCATCTACTTCCTGGCCCAGGGCATCTTTATGTGGTTCCCCACCATCCTGGATGAGCTGGGCACGCGTGGTGGCGAGGACACGCTCCTCTGCAGTGTCCTCCAGGGTCTGAACACGAGTGCCAATGTGACGGACGCGGGGGATGGCTCTGCCAGTTGCTCCCTGGAAGTGGACACCTCCACCTACCAGGTGATGATCATCATCGGAGGGTCCTTTGTGCTCATCTACTTGTTCTTCGCCTACATCATAGACTACACGGGCAAGAAGAATCTCCTGA TGGCCTGGATGATCCTGACCATGGTGTGTCTGGTGGGGCTCCACTACCTGGAGCAGTTCGCCTTGGTGGTCATCGCTCTGACGGCCGTGATGGCCATCGGGAACTGTGGCGGCCTCGTCAGCACCATCGCCATGGACTTCTATCCGACGCACATCAACGCCATGGGCATGTGCTTCATCATGATGGTGGGCCGCCTCGGGGCGGTGGTGGGCAGCAACATCCTGGGGCGCCTGCTCTTCGCCAGCTGTGACGAGGTCTTCTGGGCGCTGCTCGGGCTGGTGGTTCTCCTCTGCATCATGGGCTACTTCCTGCCGGAGAAGGCGCCTGCCAAGAGGGCGTCCGCCCTTAGTTCTAAGTAG
- the LOC6502968 gene encoding uncharacterized protein LOC6502968, with protein sequence MNSKVNSLEEKVKLPPTETISRCYQPQQSNRKVIRILTVAVYVLCVSLAAIMLSLYYIFIWDPTIRPFVTKATHCDKIVIPEKIAIRLLNSSEVTAEQFYKHILDQYRILSHLQQQRQQLLQRQHLQLQQLEASNRFQEIFATATIIQAHPHPHPHPHPHPRDPLKQPLLGPSTAGNSSTSIDLDGDPEGHLPLLPLLDTSPPAEGMTGMGHSKRKTHRGHYKHHRVRVGGGGPKKLSVANANAIAGSPTTASSTPSTTSGGEAFVAATAATLPHGYMDTPLNPAAGTIVQPPQLQLYTSMPIPLILSPVDEKRPAHHAHGHAHGERRGGGTQNGGRRRTTTASVSGYEAQTYLNPFLTGELIFEK encoded by the exons atgaaCTCGAAAGTGAACTCGCTGGAGGAGAAAGTGAAACTGCCGCCCACGGAGACAATAAGCCGCTGCTACCAGCCGCAGCAGAGCAATCGCAAGGTCATCCGCATCCTGACCGTCGCCGTCTACGTCCTTTGCGTCTCACTGGCGGCCATCATGCTCTCACTGTACTACATCTTCATCTGGGACCCCACCATCCGTCCCTTCGTCACCAAGGCCACGCATTGCG ATAAAATTGTGATACCCGAGAAAATAGCCATCCGCCTCCTGAACTCATCGGAAGTGACCGCGGAGCAGTTCTACAAGCACATCCTCGACCAGTACCGCATCCTGAGCCACCTGCAGCAGCAACGCCAGCAGCTCCTGCAGCGCCAGCAcctgcagctgcagcagctggAGGCGAGCAACCGCTTCCAGGAGATCTTCGCCACGGCCACCATCATCCAGGcccatccgcatccgcatccccatccccatccgcATCCCCGGGATCCGCTGAAGCAGCCCCTCCTCGGCCCGTCCACCGCCGGCAACAGCAGCACAAGCATCGACCTGGACGGCGATCCGGAGGGACATCTGCCGCTGTTACCGCTGCTGGACACCTCGCCGCCGGCGGAGGGCATGACCGGAATGGGTCACTCCAAACGCAAGACCCACCGCGGCCACTACAAACACCACAGGGTGCGCGTGGGCGGTGGCGGCCCCAAGAAGCTATCCGTTGCCAACGCTAACGCCATTGCTGGCTCCCCAACCACGGCCAGCTCGACGCCGAGCACCACCAGTGGCGGAGAGGCATTCGTGGCCGCCACAGCAGCCACCTTGCCGCACGGCTACATGGACACGCCCCTCAACCCGGCGGCGGGAACTATTGTACAGCCGCCGCAGCTGCAGCTCTACACCTCCATGCCCATACCGCTGATCCTGAGTCCCGTCGACGAGAAGCGTCCGGCGCACCACGCCCACGGCCATGCCCACGGCGAGAGGCGGGGCGGGGGGACGCAGAACGGCGGACGGCGACGGACCACGACGGCTTCGGTCTCCGGCTACGAGGCTCAGACCTACCTCAACCCCTTCCTCACCGGCGAGCTGATCTTCGAGAAGTAA
- the LOC6502967 gene encoding uncharacterized protein LOC6502967 gives MSGTPESGSRTGNATSVANLAKIVNIIESNVRAEEEAVADTAKTSSSSSSSVRLASSSAPRRSGVSASYVPKTPQLEEIIFAEPTCTERFARYFVIVIYLCGLCCLGFFLSIYHIFFWDSRMPPVFKGQKKAPVFG, from the coding sequence ATGTCCGGAACACCGGAATCCGGCTCCAGAACGGGCAACGCCACCAGTGTGGCTAACCTGGCCAAGATCGTCAACATAATCGAGTCGAATGTGCGGGCCgaggaggaggcggtggcGGACACCGCCAAGACGTCCtccagcagcagtagcagcgtCCGGCTGGCCAGCAGCAGTGCTCCCCGCCGTAGTGGCGTCTCAGCGTCCTATGTGCCCAAAACGCCCCAGCTGGAGGAGATTATATTCGCGGAGCCCACCTGCACAGAGCGGTTTGCTCGCTACTTTGTCATAGTCATCTACCTGTGCGGTCTCTGCTGCCTCGGATTCTTCCTCTCGATCTATCACATCTTCTTCTGGGACTCCCGGATGCCGCCGGTCTTCAAGGGCCAAAAGAAGGCCCCCGTATTTGGCTAA
- the LOC6502966 gene encoding uncharacterized protein LOC6502966: MSGSGPGGAANLMSSLAAVVQEAKDEEIQMPKSDDFFESKTFRLLTLMLYMGGVSGMGLTLAVYYLFIWDSRMPPLPVFKHTHPIG, translated from the coding sequence ATGAGTGGCTCAGGTCCAGGTGGGGCGGCAAACTTGATGTCCAGCTTGGCCGCCGTCGTCCAGGAGGCCAAGGATGAGGAGATTCAGATGCCCAAGTCGGACGACTTCTTCGAGTCGAAGACCTTCCGCCTCCTCACCCTGATGCTCTACATGGGCGGGGTCAGTGGCATGGGCCTAACCCTGGCGGTCTACTATCTCTTTATCTGGGACTCTCGGATGCCGCCACTGCCCGTCTTCAAGCACACCCATCCCATCGGCTAG
- the LOC6502965 gene encoding uncharacterized protein LOC6502965 has protein sequence MASPGSDSVEKSEDKSEGADDVRLPKEQPPSPFFETKTFRLISIFLYLGGISSLGMVLALYYLLFFDSSMPDIHLKFPVSIGGHPVQKVHEYQ, from the coding sequence ATGGCTTCCCCCGGCTCCGATTCGGTGGAAAAATCGGAGGATAAGTCTGAGGGAGCAGACGACGTCCGCCTGCCGAAGGAACAGCCTCCCTCGCCCTTCTTCGAGACGAAGACCTTTCGCCTGATCTCGATCTTTTTGTATCTGGGAGGGATTAGCAGTCTGGGCATGGTGCTGGCCCTGTACTATCTGCTCTTCTTCGACTCCAGCATGCCGGACATCCACCTCAAGTTTCCCGTCTCCATCGGCGGTCATCCGGTGCAGAAAGTGCACGAGTACCAGTGA